One genomic segment of Gadus chalcogrammus isolate NIFS_2021 chromosome 3, NIFS_Gcha_1.0, whole genome shotgun sequence includes these proteins:
- the LOC130378107 gene encoding uncharacterized protein LOC130378107 isoform X1, whose product MYVSFVVQIAKQLNRRKYTLFRICEKPMAQKLLNAAMLFKDHVYTQTVVMCEVDDVFAADIQYHDPCRKEYFNKYNAKIEDILKNLEKEDSITAEDNSLKARFLALGLDLSKTSYSLTSIRDRLNEGSTQVVSNRAAKQLIIELYGDNVCFTYPGNKRASQMVLSTNSSPEVLVESLRVSPVRQVATELAQELKEYSFGLQKSFCEPQDLQLSNYIFIKNRPQRWQEFFSYMFKGKTTYHLKTDVVFQILHNILTEGKEPTPFHVMVAQGVHSLTRSKELVTALNHHGICVSYNTVKRIDVDLAERIITTAGNNRVPLPAVLEATSPLNGAMDNFDHNESTLAGTGSTHDTILVIFQNVPISVEKPSAESEISARSVDTQSRTTVKLRSKVLCQKIIRMGPVKERGEIHLDYKVSEPTPNTKSSTIEALEVLDMSRDPSSTTTDGYAKATESTKSINSDYFLWMANRFSKKVTHVSDSVPGFTALRSATVNANFHPTTKILIPQQHLMQSSPQ is encoded by the coding sequence ATGTATGTATCTTTTGTGGTTCAGATTGCAAAACAGTTAAACAGAAGAAAATACACATTATTCAGAATCTGTGAAAAACCGATGGCCCAGAAATTACTAAACGCGGCCATGTTGTTCAAGGACCATGTGTACACCCAAACAGTGGTAATGTGCGAGGTAGATGATGTTTTTGCGGCTGATATCCAATATCATGACCCTTGCCGTAAAGAGTATTTTAATAAGTATAATGCCAAAATTGAGGACATCCTGAAAAATCTTGAAAAGGAGGATTCAATAACAGCTGAGGACAACTCATTGAAGGCTAGATTTTTGGCTCTTGGGCTTGATTTGAGCAAAACATCATACAGTCTGACTTCCATCAGAGACAGACTCAATGAAGGTTCAACTCAAGTAGTGTCAAACCGAGCTGCAAAGCAGCTAATCATTGAGCTGTATGGAGACAATGTCTGCTTTACATACCCAGGTAACAAACGAGCATCTCAGATGGTACTTTCCACCAACAGTTCTCCAGAGGTCTTGGTAGAGTCCCTGAGAGTTTCACCTGTCAGACAGGTGGCAACTGAGCTGGCGCAGGAGTTGAAGGAATACAGCTTTGGACTACAGAAGAGCTTCTGTGAACCACAAGACCTCCAACTGtcaaattacattttcattAAGAACCGACCACAAAGATGGCAGGAGTTTTTCTCCTATATGTTTAAGGGGAAAACAACTTACCACCTGAAGACTGATGTAGTCTTTCAAATTCTGCATAACATCCTTACCGAGGGCAAGGAACCAACACCTTTTCATGTTATGGTGGCTCAAGGAGTGCACAGTCTGACACGATCAAAAGAGCTGGTGACTGCTCTTAACCATCACGGAATATGTGTCAGTTACAACACGGTCAAGAGGATTGATGTTGACCTCGCTGAACGTATCATCACTACAGCAGGTAACAACAGAGTACCTCTCCCTGCTGTCCTAGAAGCAACAAGCCCATTAAATGGGGCAATGGATAACTTTGACCACAATGAAAGCACCCTGGCAGGAACAGGCTCCACACATGATACCATCCTTGTTATCTTCCAAAATGTTCCAATCAGTGTAGAGAAACCATCAGCGGAAAGTGAGATCTCTGCAAGGTCCGTTGATACTCAGAGCCGGACCACAGTAAAGCTTAGGTCTAAAGTCCTTTGCCAAAAGATTATCAGGATGGGGCCAGTAAAAGAGCGCGGGGAGATACACCTTGACTATAAGGTATCAGAGCCTACTCCAAACACAAAGAGCTCCACCATTGAAGCATTAGAAGTCTTGGATATGTCGAGAGACCCCTCTTCCACAACAACTGACGGCTATGCTAAAGCAACCGAGTCCACCAAGTCAATAAATTCAGACTATTTTTTGTGGATGGCCAATCGCTTCTCCAAAAAAGTTACACATGTCAGTGACAGTGTCCCAGGATTTACAGCTCTGAGAAGCGCAACTGTGAATGCCAACTTTCATCCTACCACCAAAATTCTTATCCCGCAACAACATTTGATGCAATCTTCACCACAATGA
- the LOC130378107 gene encoding centrosomal protein of 95 kDa-like isoform X2 yields the protein MLREVFSEGLALQKASLKEERSYAREHRLEQSRRHLEHISSMENYYRDQFSLLAETLSEESQEIQVRKKAQEKALMKMKRKLRSRMEWEVGELQSVIVHNDQDHFFQDLEVQRLRRRVQTASFQYERSGLR from the exons atgctgCGGGAGGTTTTCTCAGAGGGGCTTGCGTTGCAAAAGGCCAGTTTGAAGGAGGAGAGATCCTACGCCAGAGAACATAGACTGGAGCAGAGCAGACGCCACCTGGAACACATCTCCTCCATGGAGAACTACTACAGAGACCAG TTTTCTTTGCTGGCTGAGACGCTTTCCGAAGAGAGCCAGGAGATCCAAGTTCGCAAGAAAGCCCAGGAGAAG GCCTtgatgaagatgaagagaaaGCTGCGCTCCCGAATGgagtgggaggtgggggagctGCAGAGCGTCATCGTCCATAACGACCAGGACCACTTCTTCCAGGACCTGGAGGTCCAGAGGCTGCGGAGGCGGGTTCAGACAGCCTCTTTCCAGTACGAGCGCAGCGGCCTGCGATAG
- the LOC130379246 gene encoding uncharacterized protein LOC130379246 has product MVKRCAYGVCKSDSRYPKSLAGGVVFFPFPKPKTQQERCLRWIKQCGRPHSQLNVTKINKHAYVCSKHFVNGQPTPEYPDPVLAVQVSNQTREQLGGCRKPPQKRCRLSVQDASGSTSSTDDADETQQYIVDSESTEQPPLPGCQLEREPEEEQSTEKEKKLEEENNNMKLKLSLKETEIERLKAQISTLKKKTLTPELLESSEIPKMLEYSTGFTYDRFNQLCTIFGIPNDPHTTQINVPLNYKRNDWQVAEMPLRSQLLFVLMKLRNNEDLKNLAFRFNITTQTASTIFNSWIHYMFDVLGELPIWPHRDVIAQNMPETYKADYPSTFAILDCTELKIERPTSLVLQSQSFSNYKSTNTLKSLVACDPRGAVIFSSALFTGSMSDKEIVRQCGIIPLLEKLIESGYLQRGDGIMADKGFLIEEEMRAVGLQLNLPPFSRFKRQMPTGDVLVTKRIAKHRVHVERAIGKIKKFKMVSDKIPNTRLGIINHILYVVSMLSNFQPHILK; this is encoded by the exons ATGGTGAAGCGATGTGCCTATGGCGTATGTAAATCGGACAGTAGGTACCCCAAGAGTTTGGCTGGGGGAGTCGTGTTCTTTCCTTTTCCAAAGCCGAAAACACAACAGGAGCGGTGCCTACGATGGATCAAACAGTGTGGAAGGCCCCACTCCCAGCTAAATGTCACGAAAATAAACAAGCATGCATACGTCTGCTCCAAG CATTTTGTGAATGGACAGCCTACCCCTGAGTATCCCGACCCTGTACTTGCTGTACAAGTGTCGAACCAGACTAGGGAGCAGCTCGGAGGCTGTCGAAAGCCACCCCAAAAACG ATGCAGATTAAGTGTGCAGGATGCCTCTGGCTCCACCTCCAGCACTGATGATGCAGACGAGACTCAACAGTATATTGTTGACAGTG AGAGTACTGAGCAACCCCCACTTCCTGGATGCCAGCTAGAAAGGGAgcctgaggaggagcagagcactgaaaaggagaagaaattagaagaagaaaacaacaacatgaaatTGAAATTGTCTTTAAAGGAAACTGAAATAGAAAGGCTGAAAGCACAAATTAGCACACTTAAAAAGAAAACTCTAACACCTGAACTACTTGAAAGCAGTGAAATCCCTAAAATGTTGGAATACAGTACTGGGTTTACATATGATCGATTCAACCAACTGTGCACAATATTTGGCATCCCAAATGATCCACACACCACTCAAATAAATGTGCCCTTAAACTACAAGCGCAATGATTGGCAAGTTGCTGAGATGCCCCTCCGTAGCCAGTTGCTGTTTGTTTTAATGAAACTCCGCAACAACGAAGACCTAAAGAACCTTGCCTTTAGATTTAATATAACCACGCAAACAGCAAGTACTATTTTCAATTCCTGGATTCATTATATGTTTGACGTATTAGGTGAATTACCAATTTGGCCTCACAGAGATGTCATTGCACAAAACATGCCAGAAACCTACAAAGCAGACTACCCATCCACATTTGCAATATTAGATTGTACAGAGCTGAAAATCGAAAGGCCAACGTCACTGGTGTTGCAAAGCCAGAGCTTTTCAAACTACAAAAGCACAAACACCCTAAAATCGCTAGTTGCCTGTGACCCCCGTGGTGCTGTGATTTTTTCATCTGCCCTCTTCACAGGATCCATGTCCGATAAGGAGATAGTCAGGCAATGTGGTATCATCCCGTTACTAGAGAAACTTATAGAGAGTGGCTATTTGCAAAGAGGGGATGGCATAATGGCTGATAAGGGCTTCTTGATCGAGGAAGAGATGCGAGCAGTCGGACTGCAGTTAAACCTGCCACCGTTTTCGAGATTTAAGAGGCAAATGCCCACTGGAGATGTGCTGGTGACAAAGCGCATTGCAAAGCACAGGGTGCACGTAGAGAGGGCCAtcggtaaaataaaaaagttcaaGATGGTGTCAGACAAAATTCCTAATACAAGGTTAGGGATTATAAATCACATCTTGTATGTGGTGAGCATGCTTTCAAACTTCCAGCCACACATACTTAAGTAA